GGATGGGCTGGCTGCGGTTCCTGCTCCCACGGATGCCTCGCGCCGAGGCGAGGTTGCTCGCGATGGAGGAGGTCATCTCGCGGCTCGGGTACCGGCGCTGCTGCGCCAGAGACGGAACACCCTTCACCGTGGCGACGGGGCTTCCGCCAGCGGACTGCTGCTGTTGACCTGATCTGGACTTGGTACGGCCATCGTCGGGTGAGGAGACATCGCTCGTGGCATCGGAGGCATGCGATTCCTGCTTCTCGTCGATGGTCTCGGAGGAGGGGTTCTGGCTGGCGGCGGCGCGACGGTCAAAGGGTATCTTGAGGAGTTCGGCGAGGCGTTGGTGGTGCTCTTCGAGGAGCTTTAGGGTGCGGAGGGCCTCGATGCTCGAGGTGGAGCGGGCAGCGTTGGCGAACTCGCCGGCGGCGAGGGCGTGTTCGTTGATTGCTACCGTCGTCTCGGATTGATGCTGGGCGTTGGAGGCTGCTTTGGCATGGTCATGCGCCTGGGTGATTTGCTGTTAGACCAGTGGTTGCTAGAGACAAAGTTTCACAGGTGCCTTTTAGGGCTGAGGTTACCTTGACAAGCGAAGACTCGTCCATCgcgaaaaaaaagaactgTAGGGCTGCCTAGGTGGGCTGCCGGTGATGTGTCAAGGGACGGGGCGCTGGTGCCGGTTCGGTTTCGGAGGTCGTTTGGGGGTTGGTTCCTGCTCCAAGTCGGCCGTCCGCACGTTTGCTCTTGGATCACGCGACCGCCTCAGACCGATACAGACGGTGGTAGTGGAGGGGAGGTGGAGGGATGTACGGATATGCGCCGATGGAGGTACGGAGGAGGTCCAACGAACCGGCCTTTGATGTTCGGTGGCCGGTGGTTGGGTCGGGGTGTTGCGGTCGCGGAGGCTTCCCCAGAGTCGCTAGAGAGATGGCCCCCGCTTGTTCTCTTCTCCGGTTGCAGTCAGGTGGTGGGCAGTGGACAATACCTAGGCGCAGGAGCACACGGGACGACGCTTGGTTCGCTTTCAGTTAGAAGGGGGCCAAAGGGGCCCAGATTGGGCGGTTGGAGTACGTAAGCTTTCCGTTCGTCAAAGCGTCGTCTTCCCGCTGGCGGCCACCCACGCACCTTGCCAAAATCGTCAAGGTCAAGAGGAAGCGAAGAGACCGATCCCACGTCACCAAGTGCTAGTAATTGCCTCAAGCGACTTGTTGGAAGCTAGCTTTACTTACTCCGACTAATGACATCTCGATGATGTTGCTAGAAAATTCAAAAGAGACTTCAGACGGCTTTTGTGAAGGGAAGTTGGTGCCGCTGTACCACTGCAGGGCACGCTATACAAAGCACCGAAACAGTCTAGCAGATCATGATACTATATCTACAGTAAACGCTAGATTATCAAAGTATTCAAGCCAACAGTCGTCACTTGCATTGCCAAATTTGACATGTTGATAAAAAGTCGAGTAACAGCGGCGCAATGCCTGGAAGGTAAGTCGGTAGGAAGTGACTCGTCAATCCAGACGGTGACGATGACAGTAAGTGCCGGAACTGAGACAGGCCAACACTTTGAAAGATTCTGAATGACGCACAATGCATGTCAAAGGAACCCAGAAACTTGGGCATCGTGTCTGCGAGTGTTGGAACTTTGCTGCGCTGTGGCTGCCACCTGTTCCCCGCCCTAACAATCGCGAGAGGGGACGGCATTGTCCAATATCCAGTTGCGCGGTGTCTCGTCGCTCCAGAGACGAGCCTAtcacgacgaaggaaaaagaAGGGCGAAGCACCAATGCAAGCCGCAGACCGTAACCCGCGAGACACGGTTCGCACTTGTGGAGGCCCCTGACGTAGCTATGGTTCCCCCCCGGAGCCAGCACCTGATCCAAAAGGGCAACCCAACGGCCACAACCGTCCCGAATCGGGTCAGTCATCGAAACCTTGCTGGGAAAACCATCTGCAAATCTGCCAGACGTGCATGCATCgccaggaggaggaggagtgcGGACTGGCGGACTGATTCGGGCTGGGTGGGTGAGAAAGGTGGGATGAAAGGCTCCGGGCCAGCCGTTGATACGCTGGTTGGGATCTGCTGGTCTCTCTGGTTCGACCTACCTAAGGTACGCCAGAGACCATGTGGTGCTGGTGCATCCGGCTAGAGTGGAACGGAGCTCTTCGGCCGGTGGTGAGATGTGATCTGAGCAGTGAGCCGAGACGGGAAGTCGGGAACTCAGGAGATGCTACTTGGTTCTGTTAAGGGGGCACGCCGCACACTCAGCCACATGACTACTCCGTACATACTCTTCAGTTTGCTGGGGCCTTGGAGAGATTGACTTTGGGTGCATCTGGCGGAATCATCCCGATGCAGGTCCCAGATCCCAGGTGCAATTCGCAGGTGGAAAATCATGGCATGTTTGGCTGGCTGGCTGACGTGGAGATGGAATGGAGATTTGCATTTTGGGATTGCGCAGTCGCCAATAGATCCACCGAAAAAGAGATGCCACTGCCCACTTCACTGAACCAAAATAGCAGCGCAGCGTCTTTCCCGGATCACGGGTGGCGGGCGTCAATCATATAATGCAGCAGTAACATGGTTTATGGGTGGCTCAGGTCTACTGTGTATGGAGGCTGGCCAGATTGACGGCCCCAGATTCCCGATTCTGAAGGATTCCAGGCCGCTCGTAATAATGGAGAGCTGTCGGCAAGCGGGCAGAAAGAAGCAATCGGCTGTTATGCCCGTGTGAGTTTGCATTTGGTTATTTTGAGGGTTATGAGGAGAGGAGACGGAGGTGAGAAAGATGAGCTTATGTAATGGGGTTGCACTAACAAATCAAGGTACCCCATCCGTTTCAAGCCAAGGAGGAAGGAGGAAGGAGGAACCCGCCTGGCCCAGGAACTTGCCTCGCCTCCAGTGACGATGACGCTCTTCGTGGAAAGAGAGCTCCGGCTTGGTGGTTCTTGCCTTGGCCAGAGTTGAAACTGACGACCTGGGTTTGGGGAGTGCGACGGGAACCTCTTTCCTTTGGTGCGAATAGAAATCAAGGTAGCAACCAGAACCTGGACCTCCTTCCTTCTCGGGTTTTCCATCTTCATCTTCCTTTTGGGTCCTTCGGCTCCGGCACCGTCTCCAGAGAAATTGCAAACTTTCCCATTTTCCGTGAAGTGCGAACTGCGAACCCATCTTTGCTCTCACCCATGGCCTGACCCATTCATTCATTCATTCACTCATGCTTGCACTTTGCACCACCTCACAGACTCACAAACAAGAAACAACATTAAACGGGGCCCCGTCTGTATCGCATAAACTCGGAAAACGACACAACACCCGCGGCTTCGTTTCCAAATAATTCACCGTCATACACAAACAATACACAAGGTCTACGGATACAGCTACAGATACCGTCTACACCCCTACCTCGCATCGCACCTCCCTACGGGTCCTCTCCAAGCTTGTCTTGCCTTCTCGACCTTAATTTCCATCCTGCCAATTCCCTGCACCCGCGGACCATGATCATCGTGCCCACTATTCGCAACCAATGCGCGTATAGCCTTTGACAGCAACAACCCGCCAGACTGCAGACACGCATTGCTCGGAAAAGAGTACGAAAATTGCGAGCTTCACGATCCTAGGAAATCACCAGAACCCTGGCCCGAGAAACCATGGACACCGCCAATGAAAGCGGAGGAGCTCTGAGCAAGCTGCTACCAAAGTCAATCGCTGCCAAGCGCCGCCGCAGAAAACAAGAAGCCCAAGAAGATGAAGCCGCTGCCGCCACGGCCGCTTTGTTGATAGGGGTCAAGGGGGAAGAAGTTACCGCTCTTGCTGTTACGCCTCCAGCACTCAGAGACGACGCTGCCAGCCATCTATCCAACAGACGCGACAGCGGCTCTTACGTTCATGACACGGACAGCTTTGGATTGGAAAAAGACGGCTCGACAGGGTTTCCCGACTACGACTACGGCCACTACCCCGAGCACGGCCACGCCGCCCACGACGCGGACGATGCCAGCACCGAGGAAGCCACAAGCATGCTGTCGCTGGACGAACCTGATATTGACGATCTTCAGTGAGTAGTGTTGCTTTCCCGCATGTTTTGTCTCTCTTCATCTCTACTGGTTACGTTCACCTTTTCCTGCTTATTCCTTACCCCGTCTTACCTATCCACCACCatcttaccttacctatcTTACCTTACACTACCTATGCACACGGTTGGGGCTGGCTTCTCTGCACCCTCATCCTTCAAATCTTCCCACCACCTTACATATGTATGCATCCGAGCGCACTTGTTCCGTGCTCTTCACAACCACCACCTCACAAGGCCACGTCTTTTCGCGTGGCGCATTCCCCCCATCGTTCAAAGTCGTCACTGGCGTCTCCATCGAATGACGAGGCGAGCTACGAATAGTACCTAGCTGCTATTACTGCGGGTGCTACACAACTCGGCCCCAGTCTGCTGGCACAACCCGCAACGGCGCCGTCTCTCTTTTGTGCATATCAAGTGGAGAGACAGAGAAAGGACAGCGGGCTTAGCGTCCGTAGTAGGCTGCTCTGGCCATCCTTGGTCTGACAGTTCTCACTGGTCCGGGGGGTTCTGGGACTGGGAGACTAGCAGAGTCGGAGAGGAGGGGGGGGCTGATGCGCTCTCCTCTCCTCTCTCTGTGCTCCGTGGCCCATGGGTCTCAGCTCCCCCTCATCCACTCTCTGCGGCAATCGCCGTATGACAGCTGCCTGGGGGTCCCTTCAGCACATTTAACTCGTGTCCCTGACGAATGTTCCATTTCAAGCGAGTGCGAACAAACGGGGTCAGGGTCGTCCATGTCTCCCCCGACCACCTCCTACTGTTTCGTCTCTCCATGTAACCATCCATACAATACCAACTATCTAACCACGACGATTTCCGCCCCCTCTCATTAGATCTCTTTCTCAGCACTCTCGTCCAAGTGCCATATCGACACATCCTTCGCAAATAGGTTACTTGACTACTTCTTCCCCTATCGTTCAGGCAACTCATTTGCCTGAACCCCAACCACAGATACTGGACGACCAACTCTCCCAGATCGCCTCGGCGCGATCCACTCTCTCCTCTGCCAAGCGGACGCAATCCGTCGAGTCGTCGACAGATTCTTCTTTGCGCTCCAAACGCAGTTTCACAAGTCTCGTGCCACCAAAGAAAAACACCACGAGATCGCCGTCCCCCGTTGGCCGTCTCAAAGGTGTTTTTACAAAGTCAAAAAAGACTCCCAGTGCCGCCACAAGCCCCGACCGGTCCCTGGGCGGTGACGAAACCCCCGACCACGACCGAGACACGCGGAGAACAAGAGACCGAGGCAGAGCCACTGCTTCCACCTCTGACCTCACCACAACCACAAAGCCGTTTCTAGACAATTCGACCCCGCCACACCCGAATGCGACGAGCGACGCAGATGCATCTCGCGTAAAACAATCAACAACGCATTCACCTGAGCGACGTCGCTCCAGGGCCTCCACAAACACATCTCGAATCGACACCTCCTTCGTACCTCAAACCCCGCCCAACGCCGACAAGACGCCCGTCATCGTCAACACCCCTCCGACACCGACCGACCACAACGCACCCTACGCTCAATCTCCTCCGCCGGCCCCAGCTCCGCAGCCCGCTCCCGAAGTTTCTGTCACTGCCTCAGGCAACACGAATGGTGGTTCTGCCACGGGTACTATGCTTGCTCACCGCAGGGGTAGATCAGGATCTGGAAGTATAGGGCCTAGCAAACTGTCCAACATAACCCTCGCGCCTTTGACGCCCACCCCCGAGAACGGGACCGCAAGCAACCCAGGAACTCCATCCGGCGGAAGCGGCTTCTTTTCATCCGTCTTTTCGGCTGCGCAAAACGCCGCGACCTCGCTCACAAGTACCATTCAGAATACCGGCATAGGACCGACCCCTCCCAAGAACAAGAACGTAGCTAAACCCCCCGATATCAAGATCGACGAGCAGCCCGAGGTCGAGCCGCCACCTCCATCCGCAACAGGCTCGACCATGGAGAAAGAGCCAGCAGTCAAGACCATTGGGTCGGGCGAGCTCAGCCTCAGTCAATTAGGTATAACGGACACAGCCAGCAATGCAGGAACGCCCATTACAGCAAAATTCCCCGAATCGGACGCACGAGCTAGAAGCGAGTCAGCCCCGACAGACGCTGCCTATGCCGCTGCCACGCGCGACCTCGGAGTAGACGACGGCCGAAACGCGGCGAGACCCCAATCACTGTACGATCCAGGAAGTGCCGGGGACCGAACCCCTCCACAAGGCAGCATACACGAAGACAAGATTTCGGGAGTCCAACGAAGTGGAAGTATTCGAAGCGCCATTGGACGCCATCGCAAGCGAGGAAGCTCAGCTGTGTCGGGAGGTACGGCTACTACTATTGGCGCTGCCATTGCTGCGGCTAACGCGTCTCTTGCTCACCCTCAAGCCAACGCGAGCGTACCGAAACTTACGGGATTCGCGGTTGCGAGCAAGAAGCGCAATCGAGATTTCCATGGATTTTTCAAGAGCGTGCCCGACGACGATTACCTCATCGAAGACTACAGCTGTGCGTTGCAGCGCGAGATCCTGGCGCACGGCCGCCTGTACGTATCCGAAGGCCACTTGTGCTTTAGCAGCAACATCCTCGGCTGGTCGACCACGCTTGTCATGAGCTTTGACGAAATAGTAAGCGTTGAGAAGCGCAGCACGGCCCTGGTTTTCAAGAACGGACTCATGATCACGACCCTACATGCCAAGCATATTTTTGCCAGTTTCACCAGTCGAGACTCGACTTACGACCTAATTGTCAATATTTGGAAACTTGGTCACCCGACCCTGCAAAGCTCGCTAAACGGAGTGCAGCTCGAGGGCACTGGTGGTGACAAGACAGAAAAGGTTGACGCGAATAGTGCAGTGGTAGCAGATGTTGATGATGGTAGTTTGTCCGGCACCGATGAAGAGAGTGATTCTggcgatgacgacgacgttTACGACGAAGATGATGACGCAGAGGACTTGCAAGATGTCACGCAACTGTCAGAAGTCAACGCTGAACCCGAAGGTGGAAAGACCGTCTCTCGCAAGGTATCTGGTGCAGGTGCTAATGGCGCTGTCGCCGATGTCGTCAAGGAGGCTGTCGGTGCTGCTCCAGGCGGCAATGACTTCCCTGGTCCGGCCACTCATGCGCCAACCGATTGCGGAGACTCTGACACGCATTACGACAGGGTTGTCGGCGACGATGTCATTCCTGCGCCCTTGGGCAAGGTGTATAACTTGCTCTTCGGTCCAGCCTCGGTCACCTGGATGACAAAATGGCTCACTGTTGAGGCCAAGTGTACAGAGTTGACCATGGAGGACAAGAAGGGGCTGACTCTCGACAATAAGTCTCGGTATTTCACTTACATTAAGCCTCTCAATGGTGCCATCGGTCCGAAGCAGACAAAATGTCTTGTAACGGAGACCTTGGATCATCTTGATTTTGAGAAAGCCATCAACTTTAGCGTCACCACACAAACCCCAGATGTACCGAACGGCAACATTTTCAGCGTCAAGACAAAGTACTGTTTGACGTGGGCCGACAACAACTCTACCAGAGTGCAATCCAACTGCACTATTGAGTGGACGGGCAAGAGTTGGTTGAAGGGTAATTTGAAGTTTTTCTCTACGTCAATGGCATGAGCTAACATGATGAAGGTCCTATCGAAAAGGGAGCCAATGATGGCCAGACCCAGTACTGCAAAGACCTCTTTGCTAGTCTGAAATCAGCTGTGTCTACTAAAGCCCGCGCTGGCGGTGCGGGAGCGGGCTCAGGCCCCAAgggcaagaagaagagcaagaAGAGCAAGGCGGCCGGCTCAACAACAGACGCCGAAGACGAGCAGGTTCGTCCAAGACATGTTCCCAAGACAAATTGGGGCCCATTGGAGCCTGTCCGCGGCATTCTCGAGCCAATTCTCGACATTGCCAAACCACTACTCACGGGCAACATGATGTATGGCCTCCTAGTTGGCCTTCTCGTTGCTACGTGGTTTGGCTTTGGCCTGCCTGGCAGACAAGCGTCTGGAGATATGCGCATGTATGGTTTTCCGGATCGTCTTGCGGCGTACGACGAGATGTGGAGGCGCGAAGAGAGTGAACTTTGGGAGTGGCTGGAGGAAAGAGTTGGGTTGGAGCGCTTGCACGAAGGCAGCTTGCCCATTCGGAAGCGAGCAATGGAGCCAAGTACTGTGGAGGAGAGGGTCAGAGAGGATCGTATGGATGAGCGTGAGATTGAAGAGGCAATCAAGGTGACGGAAGAGAAGCTTAAGGTGTTGAAGGGCGTCATGGACAAGAAGAAGCCAACATCCGGTTGAGGAAATACCCTAGGAACGGGAGGCGGAAAAGTGCAGCGAGTCAGGTTACGGCACGACACAACGTGTCTTCTCATTTCTATGTTTTATTGTGTAGCATATTCAGTAGCGATGCCAACGAGCAATCAGGGCTTGAGTAGATCAGCATCAGCAATGTCATTTTATATCGACAACCCACTTGTCAGTCGTGCCGCAAGGTCTTTTGGTGTTGCATAAGTTGCTGCAGTAAGAACGTTGAACCGACCATTTGACGATGGCGATAGATGCGAAACTGTGGCATGGTCAATCATCTTCAGTGCCAGTCAAATTCGCTAACTTACCTACCGTGAAGGCCAGTTTCTTGATCGGGATTCACGAGACAAAGGCTGTTTTATCTTTGCCTTATCTTTGAAAGGCAGGCACAGAGAACCGTTGCCTGCTCCTGAGCTTTGGAATACACCAAATAAGCGAGTAGGCAGTACCTACCCTAGAAGAGACGCGTCTTCTTGGCCTCTCTATGTTCGTTCGACCTTCTTACTTTTTGCCGGCAACAGGGGCACGGCGGGAAGGATCATCTCTTCGTGACCCTAGAGAAACCGCGCTTCGTTCTCACATTACTATCGAACCGGACTGGAAGGCACGCCTCTATCCACCTCCCTCCTTTTGAGCAGCAGGTGCTTGCCTACCTCGATCTTGTTCTCTTCTGCCACTTCACAAACCTCGAAGACGCAGCTTGCCTCTATCGAACACGACAACATTACCCGTCTGCCTCCGCCAACTATCCAACATTGTCTCGAGTTTATTCTTCGTATCCTCATGTTTTTGTCTACTATTCCATCACCTTAATTCTCCACTACTCGAGGTCCTTGATATCGTAGACAATTCACGGAGGGAGAATCAACATGGCAGGCAACCACAACGACGGCAACCCTGCCCGTGTGTGGCTCCGCGACGATGCCTGCATGCGAACCATTGACAGACTCTGCAATCTCGGCGTCGCCGACCTTATTCCACTACCGCAAGTTGTCGTGATAGGTAACCCGTCTTCGGGTAAGAGTTCTGTCCTGGAGTGTATGACGGGTTTGGCCTTCCCCCGCGGTCCTGAGATCTGCACCCGTTACGCGACACAAATCACTTGTCGCCGCGATGCCTACGAGAGCGTTCAGATCTCTATTATTCCGAGCCAGGATTCCAACGAGGATCGGAAGGAGCGACTGAAGAAGTTTGGGTTCTCTGGCAAGAAGAACGACCTAGAGTTGGCGGATGTCTTTATGAAGGTAAGTAAAACCCGCATTGGGAGGCCACCGTTTGGATGCTGATAAGTACGACCTCCCCCAGGCGAACGAAGCCATGGAACTTCGCGGTATCAACGATGGGGATGCTTCAAAGCTACCGATCTTTGCTGAAGACATTCTGAAGATTGAGATCAACAGCCCGGACGTACGTTCAAGTCTGACGTTGTCGATTTATGAAACTTGCTGACCTTGGAACACCAGCAATATCACTTGACCATCATTGATGTCCCGGGTATTTTCCGCACGCCTACAAAGGGCCTGACCACCAACAATGACATTGCTATCGTCAGAAACATAGTCAACAGATACATCAAAGATCAGCGTACCATCATTCTGGCAGTCATCCCTTGCAATGTCGACGCATCAACCCAGGAGGCTCTCACTCTTGCCAAAGAAGTCGACCCAGAGGGGCTTCGAACTATAGGTGTTCTCACCAAGCCCGACCTTGCCACCGAGCGCGTCACTCAGCAGATCGTATGCGAACTTATTGAGGGCAAACGCCATCCCCTCCGCCTCGGATACTGTGTGGTGAAGAATCAGAGTGACGACGAAGGAGCCTCAACGAAGACAGATCGAAACTCATCGGAGAAGGAGTTCTTTTCTGCTCGTCCGTGGAGCAGGATCAAATCGACATTTCGGGTTGGTGTTAGCGGCCTCGGTATCCGTCTGCGAGACTTGCTTGGCGACCTTTTCAAGAAGGATCATACGAACATCGAGGCCAATATACATCGTAGACTCAATAACACTGAAACTTTGCTCAGTCGCCTAGGTTCTTCACGATCTCGAGCAGATGCTCAGCGACGATACCTTGCCAATATTGCATCAGGTTTCCAAGAGGTTTGTGTTCGAGCTCGGGACGGAAATTACAGCGGAATGGGCATGTTCCAATACGACGTACACTTTCGACTCATCACATGCGTCGTCAATCTGAATGAGGCATTCAATAAGGTCCTCACATCGTATGGCCATACACATGAGTTTGACGGCCAAAGCTAGGAGGAGGTCGGTCCTGTTCCTGGATTCAAAGTGCCTATGGACGAGCAGTCAACTCGTTATCTCGGCGATATCCTGAAGCACATGAATTTCAAATGCCCCAAGCCAGTAGAAGGCTTACTTTTGGGCCGTATTGAATTTCTCTTTCATCGATCTCGCACTGCCGAGATTGGCTCCGTGAGTACCATTCTGACAACATATCATGCTCAGCATTAACAAAAGTCTAGTTTCCAGGCTCATTGCTAGCACAGACCTTCAAGGAGCAGACCCAGAGGTGGGCGCCCCTGGTTTTGAAGCATGTTAGTCAGGTTATCGTGGTCATTCACAAGTTCATTCGCATAACACTGCAACGCAAATGTGAAGGCGACAGCAACACTTTTGAGATGTTGCATGACCATCTTCTGTTGCCGAAGCTCCGTGCAGCTTATCAGCGAGCTTTGGATCATGCTCAGTTCCTCCTTGAAGTCGAGCTTAGTGGACAGCCCTACACCATGAACCACTACTTTGACAGCAATCTTCAAGTTTCACAGGCCACCAGACTTCAGCAAGCGATCAACAAGGCCATTGGCCCGGAGAGCGTCCGAAACGTCGATGGGGCTACTGCACGCAACCCGAGCACGAACGCAAGTCCTGCTTCCGGGGAAAACACGCTGGGGGCGAACAACAACAACGGAAGCCCCTTCGATTTTACGTCTCAGCAAGAAGACGGGTCTTCCGGAGCTGCAGGCTGGTGGGTGCCAAAGTCAATGCTCTCCAAGCTAACAACCGATCGTTCCAACGCTGAGCAGGTCAGAGAGGATATCCACGACGCCCTCCGTAGCTACTACATGGTCGCTCGGAGGCGATTCGTTGATGTTGTGCTGCAGCAGGTCATATTTCACTTCTTGCTCGATTCCAAGACCAGCCCTCTCAAGATCTTCACACCTGACCTGGTCATGAGCCTGGATGACACGCAGCTCAAGATGATTGCCGGAGAGAGCGCAGCGACGCGGGATAAACGCAAGGTTCTCACTCAAAACATTTTGAACATGAAGCTCGCGCTGCAGGAACTGGAAAATACCAAGTAAGATTCCCTGGAGGTTCAAGTTGTGTTGGTTTCCAAAGTTTCTGGGTTTCCATAGGTACCATGGCTTATCAGGTGTGCATCATCAACCCTGATTCGTAGAGTTACAGAAAAGAAATCATGGTTTTCGTCCGTTATCAATTCAGCCTTGTGGCAACAAAGCCGATGCAAGTGAAAAGAGCGTATGCTCTTCCATATTCAAGTCAATCTTCCAAAGAGGCTTTCTAGTAGCCAATGATGTGACAAGGTGTCTTGCCGCTGGGTAATTATCTGATGTGTAACAGATAGCAATGACCCACATAGCTTCTGCTCGGCCCGACCATCATGTTCCTGGGGACGCCTATCCCTTCAACGAGGGTTTGCTTGGCGTACATCTTGTCGTTGCTGTAATTCGTGAATAACGAAGAAAGAAGGAGATCGTGAAGCAGGAAACC
This is a stretch of genomic DNA from Colletotrichum lupini chromosome 10, complete sequence. It encodes these proteins:
- a CDS encoding GRAM domain-containing protein, with product MEICILGLRTAQRLSRITGGGRQSYNAAVTWFMGGSGLLCMEAGQIDGPRFPILKDSRPLVIMESCRQAGRKKQSAVMPVPHPFQAKEEGGRRNPPGPGTCLASSDDDALRGKRAPAWWFLPWPELKLTTWVWGVRREPLSFGANRNQGSNQNLDLLPSRVFHLHLPFGSFGSGTVSREIANFPIFRETHKQETTLNGAPSVSHKLGKRHNTRGFLQIPSTPLPRIAPPYGSSPSLSCLLDLNFHPANSLHPRTMIIEITRTLARETMDTANESGGALSKLLPKSIAAKRRRRKQEAQEDEAAAATAALLIGVKGEEVTALAVTPPALRDDAASHLSNRRDSGSYVHDTDSFGLEKDGSTGFPDYDYGHYPEHGHAAHDADDASTEEATSMLSLDEPDIDDLQPRLFAWRIPPISAGTTRNGAVSLFSHWSGGFWDWETSRVGEEGGADALSSPLSVLRGPWVSAPPHPLSAAIARVRTNGVRVVHVSPDHLLLFRLSIAISTHPSQIGYLTTSSPIVQATHLPEPQPQILDDQLSQIASARSTLSSAKRTQSVESSTDSSLRSKRSFTSLVPPKKNTTRSPSPVGRLKGVFTKSKKTPSAATSPDRSLGGDETPDHDRDTRRTRDRGRATASTSDLTTTTKPFLDNSTPPHPNATSDADASRVKQSTTHSPERRRSRASTNTSRIDTSFVPQTPPNADKTPVIVNTPPTPTDHNAPYAQSPPPAPAPQPAPEVSVTASGNTNGGSATGTMLAHRRGRSGSGSIGPSKLSNITLAPLTPTPENGTASNPGTPSGGSGFFSSVFSAAQNAATSLTSTIQNTGIGPTPPKNKNVAKPPDIKIDEQPEVEPPPPSATGSTMEKEPAVKTIGSGELSLSQLGITDTASNAGTPITAKFPESDARARSESAPTDAAYAAATRDLGVDDGRNAARPQSLYDPGSAGDRTPPQGSIHEDKISGVQRSGSIRSAIGRHRKRGSSAVSGGTATTIGAAIAAANASLAHPQANASVPKLTGFAVASKKRNRDFHGFFKSVPDDDYLIEDYSCALQREILAHGRLYVSEGHLCFSSNILGWSTTLVMSFDEIVSVEKRSTALVFKNGLMITTLHAKHIFASFTSRDSTYDLIVNIWKLGHPTLQSSLNGVQLEGTGGDKTEKVDANSAVVADVDDGSLSGTDEESDSGDDDDVYDEDDDAEDLQDVTQLSEVNAEPEGGKTVSRKVSGAGANGAVADVVKEAVGAAPGGNDFPGPATHAPTDCGDSDTHYDRVVGDDVIPAPLGKVYNLLFGPASVTWMTKWLTVEAKCTELTMEDKKGLTLDNKSRYFTYIKPLNGAIGPKQTKCLVTETLDHLDFEKAINFSVTTQTPDVPNGNIFSVKTKYCLTWADNNSTRVQSNCTIEWTGKSPIEKGANDGQTQYCKDLFASLKSAVSTKARAGGAGAGSGPKGKKKSKKSKAAGSTTDAEDEQVRPRHVPKTNWGPLEPVRGILEPILDIAKPLLTGNMMYGLLVGLLVATWFGFGLPGRQASGDMRMYGFPDRLAAYDEMWRREESELWEWLEERVGLERLHEGSLPIRKRAMEPSTVEERVREDRMDEREIEEAIKVTEEKLKVLKGVMDKKKPTSVRTLNRPFDDGDRCETVAWSIIFSQFLDRDSRDKGCFIFALSLKGRHREPLPAPELWNTPNKRVGSTYPRRDASSWPLYVQKPRFVLTLLSNRTGRHASIHLPPFEQQVLAYLDLVLFCHFTNLEDAACLYRTRQHYPSASANYPTLSRVYSSYPHVFVYYSITLILHYSRSLIS
- a CDS encoding interferon-induced GTP-binding protein Mx1 encodes the protein MAGNHNDGNPARVWLRDDACMRTIDRLCNLGVADLIPLPQVVVIGNPSSGKSSVLECMTGLAFPRGPEICTRYATQITCRRDAYESVQISIIPSQDSNEDRKERLKKFGFSGKKNDLELADVFMKANEAMELRGINDGDASKLPIFAEDILKIEINSPDQYHLTIIDVPGIFRTPTKGLTTNNDIAIVRNIVNRYIKDQRTIILAVIPCNVDASTQEALTLAKEVDPEGLRTIGVLTKPDLATERVTQQIVCELIEGKRHPLRLGYCVVKNQSDDEGASTKTDRNSSEKEFFSARPWSRIKSTFRVGVSGLGIRLRDLLGDLFKKDHTNIEANIHRRLNNTETLLSRLGSSRSRADAQRRYLANIASGFQEVCVRARDGNYSGMGMFQYDVHFRLITCVVNLNEAFNKEEVGPVPGFKVPMDEQSTRYLGDILKHMNFKCPKPVEGLLLGRIEFLFHRSRTAEIGSFPGSLLAQTFKEQTQRWAPLVLKHVSQVIVVIHKFIRITLQRKCEGDSNTFEMLHDHLLLPKLRAAYQRALDHAQFLLEVELSGQPYTMNHYFDSNLQVSQATRLQQAINKAIGPESVRNVDGATARNPSTNASPASGENTLGANNNNGSPFDFTSQQEDGSSGAAGWWVPKSMLSKLTTDRSNAEQVREDIHDALRSYYMVARRRFVDVVLQQVIFHFLLDSKTSPLKIFTPDLVMSLDDTQLKMIAGESAATRDKRKVLTQNILNMKLALQELENTK